A single genomic interval of Piliocolobus tephrosceles isolate RC106 chromosome 7, ASM277652v3, whole genome shotgun sequence harbors:
- the DCSTAMP gene encoding dendritic cell-specific transmembrane protein isoform X2: MGIWTIGTDIFLSLWEIYLSPRSLGPMDFIQHLGVCCLVALISVGLLSVAFCWFLSSIMAAAGFWIITCVLLCCSKHARCFILLVFLSCGLREGRNALIAAGTGIVILGHVENIFHNFKGLLDGMTCNLRAKSFSIHFPLLKKYIEAIQWIYGLATPLNVFDDLVSWNQTLAVSLFSPSHILEAQLNDSKGEVLSILYQMATTTEVLSSLGQKLLAFAGLSLVLLGTGLFMKRYLGPYGWKYENIYITRQFVQFDERERLQQRPCVLPLNKEERRKFISGFQS; this comes from the exons ATGGGTATCTGGACCATAGGCACTGATATCTTCCTAAGTCTTTGGGAGATTTACTTGTCTCCAAGAAGCCTCGGACCGATGGACTTTATCCAGCATTTGGGAGTTTGCTGTTTGGTTGCTCTTATTTCAGTGGGCCTCCTTTCTGTGGCCTTCTGCTGGTTTCTATCATCAATCATGGCGGCTGCTGGCTTCTGGATTATCACATGTGTTCTGCTGTGTTGCTCCAAGCATGCACGATGTTTTATTCTTCTCGTCTTTCTCTCTTGTGGCCTGCGTGAAGGCAGGAACGCTTTGATCGCAGCTGGCACAGGGATCGTCATCTTGGGACacgtagaaaatatttttcacaacttTAAAGGTCTCCTAGATGGTATGACTTGCAATCTAAGGGCAAAGAGCTTTTCCATACATTTTccacttttgaaaaaatatattgaggCAATTCAGTGGATTTATGGCCTTGCCACTCCACTAAATGTATTTGATGACCTTGTTTCTTGGAATCAGACCCTGGCAGTCTCTCTTTTCAGTCCCAGCCACATCCTGGAGGCACAGCTAAATGACAGCAAAGGGGAAGTCCTGAGCATCTTGTACCAGATGGCAACCACGACAGAGGTGTTGTCCTCCCTGGGTCAGAAGCTACTTGCCTTTGCAGGGCTTTCGCTCGTCCTACTTGGCACTGGCCTCTTCATGAAGCGATATTTGGGCCCTTATGGTTGGAAGTATGAAAACATCTATATCACCAGACAATTTGTTCAGTTTGATGAAAGGGAGAGACTTCAACAGAGGCCCTGTGTGCTCCCGCTGAataaggaggaaaggaggaa ATTCATTTCTGGCTTCCAGTCCTGA
- the DCSTAMP gene encoding dendritic cell-specific transmembrane protein isoform X1 codes for MGIWTIGTDIFLSLWEIYLSPRSLGPMDFIQHLGVCCLVALISVGLLSVAFCWFLSSIMAAAGFWIITCVLLCCSKHARCFILLVFLSCGLREGRNALIAAGTGIVILGHVENIFHNFKGLLDGMTCNLRAKSFSIHFPLLKKYIEAIQWIYGLATPLNVFDDLVSWNQTLAVSLFSPSHILEAQLNDSKGEVLSILYQMATTTEVLSSLGQKLLAFAGLSLVLLGTGLFMKRYLGPYGWKYENIYITRQFVQFDERERLQQRPCVLPLNKEERRKYVIIPTFWPTPKERKNLGLFFLPVLTHLGIWVLFAAVDYLLYRLIFSVSKQFQSLPGFEVRLKLHGEKQGTQDIFHDSSFNISVFEPNCIPKPKFLLSETWVPLSVILVILVMLGLLSSILMQLKILVSASFYPSVERKRIQYLHAKLLKKRSKQLLGEVKKRLSLYLTKIHFWLPVLKMIRKKQMDMASADKP; via the exons ATGGGTATCTGGACCATAGGCACTGATATCTTCCTAAGTCTTTGGGAGATTTACTTGTCTCCAAGAAGCCTCGGACCGATGGACTTTATCCAGCATTTGGGAGTTTGCTGTTTGGTTGCTCTTATTTCAGTGGGCCTCCTTTCTGTGGCCTTCTGCTGGTTTCTATCATCAATCATGGCGGCTGCTGGCTTCTGGATTATCACATGTGTTCTGCTGTGTTGCTCCAAGCATGCACGATGTTTTATTCTTCTCGTCTTTCTCTCTTGTGGCCTGCGTGAAGGCAGGAACGCTTTGATCGCAGCTGGCACAGGGATCGTCATCTTGGGACacgtagaaaatatttttcacaacttTAAAGGTCTCCTAGATGGTATGACTTGCAATCTAAGGGCAAAGAGCTTTTCCATACATTTTccacttttgaaaaaatatattgaggCAATTCAGTGGATTTATGGCCTTGCCACTCCACTAAATGTATTTGATGACCTTGTTTCTTGGAATCAGACCCTGGCAGTCTCTCTTTTCAGTCCCAGCCACATCCTGGAGGCACAGCTAAATGACAGCAAAGGGGAAGTCCTGAGCATCTTGTACCAGATGGCAACCACGACAGAGGTGTTGTCCTCCCTGGGTCAGAAGCTACTTGCCTTTGCAGGGCTTTCGCTCGTCCTACTTGGCACTGGCCTCTTCATGAAGCGATATTTGGGCCCTTATGGTTGGAAGTATGAAAACATCTATATCACCAGACAATTTGTTCAGTTTGATGAAAGGGAGAGACTTCAACAGAGGCCCTGTGTGCTCCCGCTGAataaggaggaaaggaggaagtatGTCATCATCCCAACTTTCTGGCCGACtcctaaagaaaggaaaaacctgGGGCTGTTTTTCCTCCCCGTACTTACCCATCTTGGCATCTGGGTGCTGTTTGCAGCTGTAGATTATCTGCTGTATCGGCTCATTTTCTCAGTGAGCAAACAGTTTCAAAGCTTGCCAGGGTTTGAGGTTCGCCTGAAGCTGCACGGAGAG aaACAAGGAACTCAAGATATTTTCCATGATTCTTCCTTTAATATATCTGTGTTTGAACCCAACTGTATCCCGAAACCAAAATTCCTTCTATCTGAGACCTGGGTTCCTCTCAGTGTTATTCTTGTGATATTAGTGATGCTGGGACTGTTGTCCTCTATCCTTATGCAACTTAAAATCCTGGTGTCAGCATCCTTCTACCCCAGCGTGGAGAGGAAGCGCATCCAATACCTGCATGCAAAGCTGCTTAAAAAAAGATCAAAGCAGCTGCTGGGAGAAGTCAAAAAACGGCTGAGTCTCTATCTTACAAAG ATTCATTTCTGGCTTCCAGTCCTGAAAATGATTAGGAAGAAGCAAATGGACATGGCAAGTGCAGACAAGCCATGA